From Cydia pomonella isolate Wapato2018A chromosome 26, ilCydPomo1, whole genome shotgun sequence, one genomic window encodes:
- the LOC133532092 gene encoding serine protease filzig: MTVRECVFRVNCLVVLVIFLDIFACGAIEYERDSRKLFGGYRITPTYCKASRAAKYNRGNTICMFNHECQQRGGEVVGACMDGFLFGACCQLKSDSQSHIPKGPGVVMTSYLDYPEAETESDDYDSDALNAWHNSFKPIVTPGYRPGEKPSSSTVKTVDDNTEKEGIISEGLSQITDTLLHAPPKEDNFIYIKPAKPDGLYTHSSIDHGTVDTVLLHKNGSAVDNVARPSDFNIQVSSMQTKPTPPPSSTTTTPKTVSTHRPIYTKPVFRPKNKTTTKNPSENYVQVSTVTKEPQKITETSINSIIQMLNESTPSLKDEVTSPIPDIAETKSSPSPSTATVSPVQYSSTYPNYYLSTGHYVTLKPSSFGSTVFSTTTTKRPSTSKRPVIITKKPVKYTTPNSIPNESRPSSKPYSSPKPSPSTSQAIDAFNRYPTDPSDFGDSVTTFSYVSSTTTPPPSFHTSTTRRPPSTSYVTGAKPARRPVTSPSSIISSYDVAPETFSSVTPTVIVLNGFQTTKPVEDKEPQFVEISQEPFKKPVSQITVNNHIESTNNIYMGKPPQSYERPSSPTVVITPKPSPTTPYPIKSSTRPVSVVISTSPTFDSYTEYFSATTLRPDMQTSSDDLINFPPVRNPMLNATGSNPGLYNTSISLSDNELETLHGVDFTTPTWQEDEKLNEKMNLFVNKIVGSLQGTFQELHDIVILDKKPNATIINSKTTTPKPSKKPVTTRKPVATTRKPIRLTTTTKRPTVKTTKKPVKLTTAARRPTTTTALPTTTVITTTAKKPVTRKPTKPVTKPPKPAKTTTIAPTTTVTTEAVEEVTTEPYADQTVDYNDKNLCGVRPLMKSGRIVGGKNAQQGEWPWQVLVRESTWLGLFTKNKCGGVLITSRFVTTAAHCQPGFLASLVAVFGENDISLDLEPRKPVSRNVRRVIVHRQYDAATFENDLALLELESPIKFDAHIVPICMPPDESDFTGRMATVTGWGRLKYGGAVPAVLQEVQVPVIENNVCQEMFQTAGHSKKILSSFLCAGYANGQKDSCEGDSGGPLVLQRGDGRWQLVGTVSHGIKCAAPYLPGVYMRTTFYKPWLRSITGVH; this comes from the exons ATTCTAGAAAATTATTCGGCGGGTACCGAATAACACCGACGTACTGCAAAGCCTCAAGAGCAGCAAAATACAACCGAGGGAACACGATATGCATGTTCAACCACGAGTGCCAACAGAGAGGGGGCGAG gTGGTCGGCGCGTGTATGGACGGCTTCCTCTTCGGCGCCTGCTGCCAGCTCAAGTCTGACAGCCAATCACACATCCCCAAGGGCCCTGGGGTCGTCATGACCAGCTACCTTGACTACCCAGAAGCAGAGACTGAAAGCGACGACTATGACTCCGATGCCCTCAACGCCTGGCACAACAGCTTCAAACCTATTGTCACACCTGGTTACAGACCTGGAGAGAAGCCCTCATCATCGACTGTCAAAACTGTTGATGACAATACTGAAAAAGAAGGTATAATATCTGAAGGTCTAAGTCAAATAACAGATACGCTGTTACACGCTCCTCCTAAAGAAGATAACTTCATTTACATCAAACCAGCAAAACCTGATGGACTatatacacacagttctattgACCATGGAACGGTAGACACAGTTCTGTTACATAAAAATGGCTCAGCAGTTGACAATGTGGCGAGACCATCAGATTTCAACATACAAGTGTCTTCAATGCAGACGAAACCGACTCCTCCGCCTAGCTCAACAACAACTACACCTAAAACTGTTTCCACGCACAGACCGATATACACAAAACCTGTCTTTAGACCTAAGAATAAGACTACAACGAAAAATCCTTCAGAAAACTATGTCCAAGTTTCAACCGTAACTAAAGAGCCCCAGAAAATTACTGAAACTTCGATCAATAGTATCATTCAAATGCTAAATGAAAGTACTCCAAGTTTGAAGGATGAAGTTACATCACCAATACCTGATATTGCTGAAACGAAATCATCACCATCACCTTCAACGGCTACAGTTTCTCCAGTCCAATACAGCAGTACATATCCAAACTATTACTTATCTACAGGTCACTATGTAACTCTTAAACCTTCATCATTCGGAAGTACTGTATTCTCAACTACTACAACCAAGCGACCATCAACTTCCAAGCGACCCGTCATTATTACCAAAAAACCTGTAAAGTATACGACACCGAATTCGATACCCAATGAAAGCAGGCCGTCTAGCAAACCTTACTCTTCACCGAAACCTAGTCCGTCTACTAGTCAAGCCATAGACGCGTTTAACCGCTACCCGACGGACCCTAGCGATTTCGGCGACTCAGTAACCACTTTCAGCTACGTCAGCTCCACTACAACTCCACCACCTTCATTCCATACCAGCACCACTAGACGCCCGCCTTCTACCAGCTACGTTACCGGTGCTAAACCTGCCAGAAGACCAGTAACATCACCATCAAGCATAATATCCAGCTATGATGTAGCTCCAGAAACTTTCTCAAGCGTGACACCTACTGTTATAGTTCTAAACGGCTTCCAAACTACAAAACCTGTTGAAGATAAAGAGCCTCAATTTGTCGAGATATCTCAGGAGCCTTTTAAGAAACCAGTGAGCCAGATCACAGTGAATAACCATATAGAATCGACTAACAATATTTACATGGGCAAACCTCCGCAGTCCTATGAAAGACCTTCATCTCCAACTGTGGTTATCACTCCGAAACCATCTCCGACCACACCTTACCCTATCAAATCATCTACCAGACCTGTCTCTGTAGTCATTTCTACCAGTCCGACCTTCGATTCTTACACGGAATACTTCTCAGCTACAACTTTAAGACCTGATATGCAGACGTCATCAGATGACTTGATTAATTTCCCTCCAGTTAGAAACCCAATGCTAAATGCTACAGGATCAAATCCAGGGCTGTACAACACAAGCATATCTCTATCTGACAACGAGCTTGAAACTCTTCACGGTGTTGACTTCACCACACCAACATGGCAAGAGGATGAGAAGCTAAACGAAAAGATGAATCTCTTCGTCAACAAAATAGTCGGAAGTCTCCAAGGCACATTCCAAGAACTACACGACATAGTGATTCTTGACAAAAAGCCGAACGCGACGATCATCAACTCAAAAACGACGACACCTAAGCCTAGTAAAAAACCGGTGACGACGCGAAAGCCTGTAGCCACGACTCGGAAGCCGATTCGGCTGACAACGACGACTAAAAGGCCGACGGTGAAGACGACAAAGAAGCCTGTGAAGCTGACGACGGCAGCGCGACGACCGACCACGACCACGGCGCTGCCTACCACTACTGTTATTACGACAACTGCTAAGAAGCCA GTGACCAGAAAACCCACAAAGCCCGTCACGAAGCCCCCAAAGCCAGCTAAAACCACCACCATCGCACCCACCACTACGGTCACAACCGAGGCGGTGGAAGAGGTCACCACCGAGCCTTACGCTGACCAGACCGTCGACTATAATGACAAGAACT TATGCGGCGTCCGGCCCCTGATGAAGTCCGGGCGCATAGTCGGCGGTAAGAACGCTCAACAGGGCGAGTGGCCCTGGCAGGTGCTAGTGCGAGAATCCACATGGCTGGGTCTGTTCACTAAGAACAAGTGTGGCGGCGTTCTAATTACTTCAAGATTCGTTACAACAGCTGCTCATTGTCAGCCTGG CTTCCTGGCATCTCTAGTAGCAGTGTTCGGCGAGAACGACATCTCCCTGGACCTGGAGCCCCGCAAACCCGTCTCCAGAAATGTACGGCGTGTCATCGTGCACAGGCAGTACGATGCTGCTACGTTCGAGAACGATCTGGCGTTACTGGAGTTGGAGTCACCTATTAAATTCGATGCTCACATTG TGCCCATCTGCATGCCACCAGACGAGAGTGACTTCACGGGGCGCATGGCGACGGTAACGGGCTGGGGCCGCCTCAAGTATGGTGGCGCCGTGCCAGCTGTGTTACAAGAAGTGCAG GTACCGGTAATAGAAAACAACGTGTGCCAAGAGATGTTCCAGACTGCAGGACACTCGAAAAAGATCCTCAGTTCCTTCCTCTGTGCAGGATACGCCAACGGACAAAAGGATTCTTGTGAA gGTGACAGTGGAGGCCCGCTAGTCCTCCAACGCGGTGACGGCCGCTGGCAGCTAGTCGGCACCGTCTCCCACGGCATCAAGTGCGCGGCGCCATATCTCCCCGGAGTGTACATGCGAACGACCTTCTACAAACCTTGGCTGAGAAGCATCACCGGAGTGCATTGA